GCTAGGTCCGGCCGCGGCTGCGGCCGGGGCGGCGCGGGGATGCTGGCGCTGGGGCAGGCGGACGGCGCGCCCCGGCAGGGCGCCTTCCTGCTGGGCAGCCCGCCGCTGGCCGCCCTGCACAGCATGGCCGAGATGAAGGCGCCGCTGTACCCCGCGTACCCGCTGCCCGCCGGGCCCGCCTCTTCGGCCTCCGCTTCGTCCGCCTCGCCGGCCTCCGCCTCGCCCTCACCGCCGCTCGGCTCGCCCGGCCTCAAGGCGCCGGGCGtgggccccggccccggccccggccccggccccggccccggccccggccccggggggctcccggcgCCGCCGCAGCTCTCAGCCGCCACGCCGCACGGCATCAACGACATCCTGAGCCGGCCCTCGGTGCCCCTGCCGGGCGCCGCGCTCTCATCCGCCGCGCCCTCTGCATCGTCGGCGGCGCCCGCCGGACTGCTGGCCGGGCTGCCCCGCTTCGGCAGCCTCAGccctcccccgccgccgccgcctccgccgccgccgcccgccctcTACTtcagccccgccgccgccgccgccgccgccgccgtggcCGCCGGGCGCTACCCAAAGCCGCTGGCCGAGTTGCCGGGCCGCACGCCCATCTTCTGGCCCGGCGTGGTGCAGGGGCCACCCTGGAGGGACGCCCGCCTGGCCTGTGCGCCCCGTAAGTACCGCACCCCGACCCCGacccccggcccccagccccgcaccctGGTCCCGCTGCCGGTCCTGCTCCCGGCCCCGCGTTAACGCCGCGCCCCCGCGCGTGCCTCTCTCTCCTCTCGCCCCGCCAGACCAAGGCTCGATTTTGCTGGATAAGGACGGGAAGAGAAAACATACCCGACCCACTTTTTCTGGCCAGCAGATTTTCGCCCTGGAGAAGACGTTCGAGCAGACCAAGTACCTGGCGGGCCCGGAGCGCGCCCGGCTGGCCTACTCGCTGGGAATGACCGAGAGCCAGGTCAAGGTgaggcgggcggggggcgcctGGGGGGGTCCGGGTTAGGGTGCCGGGGCTGAGGCGGTGGCTGCAGGTCTGGTTCCAGAACCGGCGCACCAAGTGGCGGAAGAAGCACGCGGCCGAGATGGCGACGGCCAAGAAGAAGCAGGACTCGGAGACGGAGCGGCTGAAGGACGCCTCGGAGAACGAGGAGGAGGATGACGACTACAACAAGCCGCTGGACCCCAACTCGGACGACGAGAAGATCGCGCAGTTGCTCAAGAAACACAagccgggcggcggggggctgctgCCGCCCCCGTCCGAGGGGGAGGCCTCGGCCTAGCCCCGCGCCCGCCACCGATCTCGGAGATgtacagattatttttgtagACTCTGCGCGCCCCGTGGCCGGCGGGAGGCCGGGGGCAGAGCACGGAGGACTGCGACTATCCAGGCGCCGAGCGGCACggaggggagcggcggggctGCCCGGGTGCCACGGTGTCTCGGTGTCCTTgggtcccggccccgccggggGTCGGCTCCTGGCGAGCAGAGcgctcccggccccggcgcGGCTCCGCTCCCTGGCGAGCAGCAGAGAGTGAAAcgaaaaaagggagaagggagaagccAGCGCGTGGACAAGTAGCTGGTGCGAATCGTCACAACCACTTTCggtcaaaatataaaattcatttaGTTGCTGTAATTGAATTtaaggtgtgttttgttttgtatcatACGGAATACTATAGAATgtaaattgtttgctttttttaagcCGATAACGATGACATATCGTGATATAGCGTCttaacatttattaatttatattaaaaagattCGGTTTGTAAAGAGAAGAGCCCCGTGCACGCCCCGTTCCGTGTAATGCACTTTCTGTTCCTGAGCCCACCCAGATAAAGCGATTAAACACGCACCCTGCCGCCgtctgctgccttctcccctggggccgggccggggacAGGGCCGGGGGTCGCGGGCAGTCGGGGGGAGCAGGATCCGAGGCTGCTCCTAGCTGCTGCGGCGCGGCCCCAGCAGGGGTGTGGGGCCAGAGGCGAATTGCTCGGGGGGTTCACCACCGGGTGCTCGGCTTCGTTCAGCCCGGGGGAATTGAAATTCCCGACCAGCCCCGGTGCCCGCGAATTGCAGCGACCATTGTAAGGCAGGGGCACAGCAGACAAACTACCCCACGACTGCAGCGCGGGGGCACGGCGGGCAGCGGGCACCCACCGAAattgcagcagggcagcagatCGCCCCCGACCCTGCCCGGGACCGGACCGGGACCCCATCCTGCACCTCTcatccctccccctcccccccccccccactatCCCGCGTTTAATGAGTCGCCCGCATCCTCATCACCCCAGCATGGTAATTGAGCAGATC
This genomic window from Aythya fuligula isolate bAytFul2 chromosome 4, bAytFul2.pri, whole genome shotgun sequence contains:
- the NKX6-1 gene encoding homeobox protein Nkx-6.1, translated to MLALGQADGAPRQGAFLLGSPPLAALHSMAEMKAPLYPAYPLPAGPASSASASSASPASASPSPPLGSPGLKAPGVGPGPGPGPGPGPGPGPGGLPAPPQLSAATPHGINDILSRPSVPLPGAALSSAAPSASSAAPAGLLAGLPRFGSLSPPPPPPPPPPPPALYFSPAAAAAAAAVAAGRYPKPLAELPGRTPIFWPGVVQGPPWRDARLACAPHQGSILLDKDGKRKHTRPTFSGQQIFALEKTFEQTKYLAGPERARLAYSLGMTESQVKVWFQNRRTKWRKKHAAEMATAKKKQDSETERLKDASENEEEDDDYNKPLDPNSDDEKIAQLLKKHKPGGGGLLPPPSEGEASA